ATAAACAAACAGAAAAAAGTAAAACAATACAAAAAATCAACAGACTGCCACGACTTAATTGATTAATTAGTGAAGTATCTGCAAACAAATTAACTTTTTTGATAACAACTAAATTAGCTTTCATCCTCTTTCCTCCTCCATCAAACTCTTTATAAGTCCATTGTATAAAATTTAATAAAAAAAGAGAAGAATTTCCTCTTCTCTAAATAAATGATTCTCTTGAATAAAAGAGATAATCACATCCGATATACTATGTAAGCACGCACATAGTATATCGGATGTTTTTTTATAAATCTATAGAAATTTGTTTCACTTTTCGTGAGAAAAATTATGCTATAATAAAACTATCTTATTTATTGGAGCGTGATTTTGTGTTATTAAAAGAGGTTTGTGTAGAAAACTTTACGAATATTCCTGCCGCTTTAGCTCGTGGAGCGAATCGAGTTGAACTTTGTGATAATTTAACTGTTGGTGGAACAACCGTTAGTACAGGAGTGATGGAAGAAACCATGCATTATTGTTCTGAAAAATCGATTCCTGTCATGGCAATCATTCGTCCAAGAGGTGGAAACTTTGTTTTTCATGATACAGAATTAAAAATTATGCGAACAGATTTAATTGAAGCAAAAAAATTAGGCGTAGATGGAGTTGTCCTTGGCTGTTTAACTTCAGATAACTGGATTGATGAAGATGCAATGGAAGAACTTCTAGAAATTGCTGCTGGCTTACAAATTACTTTCCATATGGCTTTTGATGCTATTCCAGAAGCCAAGCAATTTGCAGCAATTGATTGGTTAGTGGAACATAGTGTCCAACGTATCCTCACTCATGGTGGCACAAGTGAGGAACCTATCGAAACTCATTTACCTCATCTAAAAAAACTAGTAGATTACGCTGGTAAACGTATCATTATCTTACCTGGTGGTGGAATTCATTCTGAAAATGCAGAATTTATTGCTACAGAATTAGGTGTAAACGAAGTTCACGGAACAAAAATAGTTGGAACATTTTAAATCGAACGAACGAAAATAAAAGCTTCTGGCTCTGTCACTATATCTCTCTTAGTGGCAGAGTCAGAAGCTTTTTACTTATCGAATATCGTTTGCTTGATAATAACTTTTATTTCCAGAAAGGACACCATTATATAGTTCACTAACTGTAACAAACTGATAGCCTTGCTTTTTTAGAGATTGGATAATTGAATTTAATGCATCTGCTGTAGTTGGGTGAATATCATGCATCAACACAATCGCACCTGATTTAGAGTTTTGTAATACTTCATTATAAACAGCATCTGCATTCCTTGATTTCCAATCTTCAGTATCAACAGACCATTCAATAATCGGCATTTGGTAAACGGCCATTAATTTATCATCAATTGTTCCATATGGTGGTCGTAATAATTTCACCTGATAATCAGCAATTGATCGAATCAGTTCATTTGTAGAAACCACTTGTTGCTTAGCTTCTTCCAAAGAAATATCCGTTAAAACTGGATGCGAAAACGTATGATTTCCAATTTCATGTCCATCCTTTATTTCTCGTTCAAGAATATCTGGATTCAACTGGACACTATTTCCTAAAACGAAAAAAGTTGCCTTGACATCATTTTGTTTTAAAATATCTAAAATTCGTGGTGTCACCATCCGATTAGGACCATCATCAAAAGTTAAAGCAATGACCTTATCTTTTTTCACCATCATATCGATTTCCACAGCTTTTTTTACTAAAAGTGTTTTTCCGGCTACAATGGTATCAGAATCCAGTTGATTTAATTTTTTCAATTCGTTAACAGTCATTTTGTAACGTGTTGCAATACGCCATAAAGTTTCTCCAGATTGAACCATATATGTAGTTGTTTCGGTAGCACTTTCGTCTATTCCACTAGTATTGGGCAAATTATTCTCTGTAGCTGCTACCTTTAATTGCTGACCTGCATACACTGTATCTGTATTCATTTGATTTAATTCTTTAATTTCTTCCATTGGAATCTGATATTTTTTAGCAATCCGCCACAAAGTTTCTCCTTTCTCTACAGTATGAGACAGCCCTTGTTCACTTTTATTGTTCACTCCATAAGCCATTTCACTGGAAATAAACACTAACATAAAAATAGTAATTACGCCTAACAACATTCTATATTTTTTCATAAATAACCTCCTTCGTTTACTAAATAAAAATAGTAAAAACAACTTATAATAAATTCTATTCATTATAGCATAACTCTTTTTATACAACAATAGATATTTAATGTTGAAATAAAAAACTAACACCGTCAATTTCAGCAATCCGCTGTAATCCCTTGCTAGTTTTTTATTGATTCAATCTACTCATTTCAGTAAACTCCCTCTAAATTCATCTATCTTCCTCTTCTAGCGAAGCAAAAAAAACTTTGAGTTTCTCTCTTTCTAATTGATAAAAAACTCGTGGTTGATCTATTAGAGCTGTGAGTAACGAGAGATCATGGAGAGATAATTCTTGATAATGTTCTCTTAGCCAAATCAATGCATCAAGTTTTGAGAGTTCCTGATTTTTAACTTTTCCAATATATTTCTTTACTTCCGCTAGTCTAGCTTTCACTAATTATCCCTCCTTTCTATATATAGTCTACATCTAAAATAAACTATTTAATATTATTGTAATCGTTTACTTTACAATATAGTAAATTTAGTTAAATCTCAAGTAAATACCATTAAATTAGTCTATTTACCTATTTTTTTGTGCACAATGCTAAAAAAAATCCAAATTCTCAATAGCTAAAAGAACCTTTAAAATAAGGTGCAGCCTCTGCATTTTTTCCTTATTTTAAAGATTTTTATTTTTTATAAATTATATTTTTATTTAATTTTTATCATTTATCCTTAGGGACATCAAGACTCCATTCCATTAAACGGCGCGATTA
The sequence above is a segment of the Carnobacterium gallinarum DSM 4847 genome. Coding sequences within it:
- a CDS encoding copper homeostasis protein CutC, translated to MLLKEVCVENFTNIPAALARGANRVELCDNLTVGGTTVSTGVMEETMHYCSEKSIPVMAIIRPRGGNFVFHDTELKIMRTDLIEAKKLGVDGVVLGCLTSDNWIDEDAMEELLEIAAGLQITFHMAFDAIPEAKQFAAIDWLVEHSVQRILTHGGTSEEPIETHLPHLKKLVDYAGKRIIILPGGGIHSENAEFIATELGVNEVHGTKIVGTF
- a CDS encoding polysaccharide deacetylase family protein, with protein sequence MKKYRMLLGVITIFMLVFISSEMAYGVNNKSEQGLSHTVEKGETLWRIAKKYQIPMEEIKELNQMNTDTVYAGQQLKVAATENNLPNTSGIDESATETTTYMVQSGETLWRIATRYKMTVNELKKLNQLDSDTIVAGKTLLVKKAVEIDMMVKKDKVIALTFDDGPNRMVTPRILDILKQNDVKATFFVLGNSVQLNPDILEREIKDGHEIGNHTFSHPVLTDISLEEAKQQVVSTNELIRSIADYQVKLLRPPYGTIDDKLMAVYQMPIIEWSVDTEDWKSRNADAVYNEVLQNSKSGAIVLMHDIHPTTADALNSIIQSLKKQGYQFVTVSELYNGVLSGNKSYYQANDIR